The stretch of DNA GCCCGACCAATGGGAGTACCGAATGTCGATCGGTGAGCGCGTGCCCGACGTGTCATGCCAGGGGTACCGCGCCCGAGCCCGTAGTCGTTCCGTGCCGAGCCGCACTCATGAAACCAACCAGTAAGATTGCACCGTGGACAGTGTCTGGCCACTTATTGGCAGGGATCAGGAACTGCGGCGCATCTGGGCGACGATCGAAGGCTCCGGTGATGACTCCGGGGTTCTTGTGGCGGGCGGGGTCGGTGTCGGCAAGACTCGCTTGGCAAGTGCCGCCGTCGCCATACTTGCCAAACGGCACGCCGTCCGGTGGGTCACCGCCACGGCCTCGACCCGAACACTTCCCTTGGGAGCGTTTGCGCAATGGGCACCGATCTCGCAGGCCGACCCGATGAAAGTCCTCCATACGGTCATCGAGGCGCTCACTGCCGGCGACAAACCCGTAGTCGTGGCCGTCGACGACGTTCACCTGCTCGACGACCTGTCGGTCGTCGTCATCCAGCAACTCGTGCAGCGCGGCCTCGCCAGGGTCGTGCTCACTCTCCGCAGCACAGAACCTGCCCCCGACACGATCACCACCCTCTGGAAAGACGGGTTCCTCAATCGGCTCGATTTGGATCCCTTGCGCGAGAACGACACTGAACGCTTGCTTTCGACAGTTCTCGCTGGGCCCGTCGCCCCCGCAACGGCGGCGGAACTGTGGAACCTGACCCGGGGCAATGTGCTGTTCCTGCGGCATCTCGTTTGTCAGGAACGAGACGCAGGACGGCTCGTGAGTGACGTCGGCACCTGGCGGTGGAGCGGTGAACCCGTCGTCTCACCCACCCTCGCCAAACTCATTACCGGCCAGCTTGGTTCACTGACCGATGACACGGCAGAAGTTCTCGACTACCTCGCGATCGGCGAACCCGTTGACGGCACGGTGTTGGAGATGCTCACCAGCCCGCATGCCGTCAAGGAAGTGCATTCCCGCGGCCTCATCGACATGACCAGCGACAACGGCGATATCGCCGTCCGCCTCAGCCACCCCCTCTACGGTGAAGTCCGTCGCAGCACTGGCAACCTCCTACAACTTCGCCGCCTGCGCGGTCGTCTCGCAACCGCTCTTTCCACCCGCGCTGATCCGACCCCAGCAGCATTGTTGCGACGGGCATCGCTGACGCTCGAATCCGAACTGCCGTCCGACCTGGAGCTTTACCTCGTCGCCACTGCCACCGCACTACGGCTCCACGATGCTCCCCTCGCCCTTCGTTTCGCGGACGCCGGACATATATCCGACAGCGGCTTTCAAGCCGCGATGCTGCACTACTGGGTGCTCACCAATGTCGGTCGGGCCCAGGATGCATTTGCCCTGCTCGAGGCGCTCGATCAGAACACGCTGACGATCGAGGAGCGACAGCGACTGTCCGTCATGCGAGTCGGCACTCTCTGCTGGAGCCTCGGCGATCCCGAACAGGCGAGGCGAGAACTGGCAATCGCCAAGCAAGCGCCCGAGAGCCACGAGTCACCCGAGCTAGCCGCGTTCGAAGTACTCCTCGAGTCGGTGCAAGGCCGACCCGAACACGCGATCGCCGCAGGAAACGTGCTGTATCAGGCTGCACCGAGCGATATGGCGTTCGTGCTCACCTCCTGCGCCCTGGTCATTGCCCACGGTTACTCGGGAAATGCAGCCAACGTTTTTCCGTTGACCGAGCGGGCCTCCGCTTTGGTCGCCACATCCAGTGATGCTTCCGCGCTGGAGTACGGGATCGTCTACTTCCACATCGAAGCGATGTTCATCGCGGGGTACCTTCAGGCCGCGGAACAAGTCATGACCCAGTTTGTCGAGTATGCCGCGAACACTCCCGGCACAATCGGATTGTTTGTCTCATTGCTCCACAGCTACGTCGACCTGTCCCGAGGTCGCCTGAGCGCTGCGCTGGAGGTTCTGAACAGGGCGGATCGCGAATTCCGTACCACCACGTACGACAGATCGGCTGTCGTCAGCTGCCGGATCTACCTGATTCTCGCGTTGTCGCATCGCGGGGACGGAAAACGCGCAGCGGAGCTGGTGCGCGATCTCGACACGCTGAATCCTTACGGCTTCCTCCGATCAGCGTGCACCCTCGCCAAAGCATGGGCGGCGGCGGCCCAGGACATGATCGCCGATGCAATCCGCCTCGCCCGGAAGGCGGCCGCGATCGCGGCCGATCGCGGCCACTTCGGCCAAGAACTCATGTGCCTGCAAGCCGGATCGCAATTCGGCGATCGCACCACAGCGCACCGGCTGAACGAGCTCACCGCCCTCGTCGACGGACCACGTGTCCACGCCGCTGCACTGCATGCCAACGGCCTGAACAGCGTCAACGGCGAAACGCTCGCCGAAGCGTCACGACGGTACGAAGAAATCGGTGACCTCGTCGCAGCGACCGATGCCTCCGCCCAAGCCGGAACTCTCTTCCGCGAACAGCAACATCACGGTTCCGCATTGACAGCCATCGAACGTGCCAGGACGCTGGCAGGCACCCACCGCGGACTCGACACTCCCGCACTGCGCCGGGCGACAGAAACCAAACCACTCACGAGGCGGCAACGCGAAGTCGTCGCCCTCGTCTCCCAGGGCTTCACCAACAAAGAGATCGCCGAACGCCTCGGAGTCTCCATCCGCACAGTCGAAGGCCACCGTTACCACGCCAGACTGCGCTGATCGCGCGTCGCCGCAGCAACCAGAAAAATCGCGTAGTCGACTACGCGGTTCAGATCCGCTACTGAGCGTGATGATGATCGCTGTCCCATGCAACTCGAGAAGCGCTTCGAGGCGATGGGCCGGCCCAGCCCCCGGATGGTGCGTCCGGACTGCAGTTCGAAGCGTCCTCATGGAGGAGTAACCATGAACAGCGACAAGCACCTCAAGCACCTCGGCGAGCTGGCGGTGGCAGTGGGCATAGGGCTTGCGGTCGCGCCTGCCGGCACGGCGGTAGCAGCACCGTCCGTCGGCGACTCGTCCACGTCGTCGAGTTCCGACTCCTCCGACCAAACATCGTCCGACGGGAGAGCCGCGGATCGATCCACGGACGGGGCCTCTTCGGACAGGACGTCATCCGGCACATCGCGTACGGACTCGGATTCGTCGAGCGACGGATCGCGGTCGTCGACGACCGGCGACTCGACCACGGATTCGCAATCCACGTCCGGCACGGATTCGCAATCCACGTCCGGCACCGATACCCAATCCACAACGGACACCGAATCCACATCAGCCACCTCGAGCGACGACGTGAACGGGTCCGGCGCGACGACACCCGACATCTCGTCGACTGTGAACGACGGAAGCATGCCGGACTCGGGCACGACAGCAGGCGAGTCCGAGCAGGCCGGATCGAGTTCTGATGCCACGGCACCGACAGCGATCGACGCGTCCGGTGCCGCGATCGCGCCGGCCGACCGGCCCCAGGAACGAGCGGACACCGAACTGTCGGATTCGCCCGCGTCACCGGCCCCCGTCCAGGGTCACGACAGCGCACCCCAGGGCAGCGACCCTGCGCCGACCCCCCCGACCACCCCGGTAACGGGCAGCTCCGGCGCGGCACTCGACCCCATCATGGCGGAGGACCCGGCAGCCCGCGGACCCGTCCCGAACGCGCCGGCAGCGATTCAGGACGCAGTTCCAGCGACGGCGTCGGCTCCCGAAATCACCACGATCGACGGGGCGACGGCCCTGACAGGCATAGCGTCCGACACCAAAGCCGATGCGTCGCAGGTCGTGACGCAGGCATTGGCCCCGTCCCTCCCCACTGCGGCGGTGGACGTCGCATCGAGTGTCGTGTCGAAGGTGCTCGGCGCCCTCGGGCTGCGTCCGTTCCTGTCGAATGACCCACAGGTACCGATCGAGTCGCCGACGTTCTGGGCGCTGGCCGCGGCATGGTGCCGTCGACAGGAGAAGGTGTTCACCGCCGACGCGAACCCGACGCTGGCTGCCGCCCCCGTTACGACCAGCGAGCCGATCGAATCGGTCGCCGTCACAAGCACCGCATCCACACTCACGAGCACCGCATCCACCGGCACCAGCTCCACATCGACTGCTGGGCCGACCGTCGGTGCGCCCGACCGCAGTACCGGCGTGGTTCTCGGCTCGATCAACACGTCCGGAGACCAACTCGGCTACACGGTCACCGGACAGCCGAGCCGCGGAACGGTCACCGTCGACGAGACCGGCGGCTTCAGGTACACCCCCACCCAGGCAGCGCGCCAGGTGGCCGCCCTGGACCCGAGCGCCGATTACACCTCGTTCGACTCGTTCACCGTCACCCCGACCTCCGGGCAGACCAGCACCCCGGTGACCGTGCAGGTGCCGGTGTCGGCGGCCCGGATGCAGGTCGCGCAGTCCACCACCGTCGGGTCCAACCCGTCCGGTGCGGTGTTCACCGGCACCAGAACCTATGTGGCAAACCAGGGTTCGAAGAGCGTCTCCGTGCTCGACACAAACGACACCGTCGTCGGCACGGTGACCGTCGGCACCTCGCCGACCGGCGTCGCGGCCAACCCGGCCGGGACCCGGGTGTATGTGACCAACAGCGGCAGCGGAAACGTGTCGGTGATCGACACCGCCACCAACACCGTCGTCGCCACCGTCAAGACCGGCACCACACCCAGCGCCGTCGCCGTCAATCCCGCCGGCACCCGCGCGTATGTCACCAACAGCGGCAGCGGCACCGTGTCGGTGATCAACACCGCCACCAACACCGTCGTCGGATCCCCCATCAAGGTCGGCATCACACCGAATGCTGTCGCCGTGAGCCCCGACGGCACCCGTGTATATGTCACCAACCGCAGCAGCAACACGGTGTCGGTGATCAACACCGCCACCAACACCGTCGTCGCCACCATCAGAACCGGCACCACACCCAACGCCGTCGCGGTCAACCCCACCGGCACCCGCGCGTACGTCACCAACCGCGCCAACAACACCGTCTCGGTCATCGACACTGCCACCAACAGCGTCGTAACCACCGTCGCCGTCGGTTCCCAGCCGACCGCCGTACGCGTCTCCCCCGACGGAAGCGCGGCCTATGTCGTCTCCAATCCGGACAGGCTGACCGTCATCGACGCACGCACCAACACCGTTGTGTCCACACTCTCCATCGACTCGCCTACCGAGTCCGGCGACCACTCCATCGCGCTGAGTGCCGATGGTTCCCGAATGCTCGTCACCGATGCGACGGACGGGCGGGTGCGGGCCGTGACGCTCACCCACGTGAACTCCGAACCCACAATGAGCTGGACAGCCGACGCACCTCGGCCGTCCGACGGCGCCGTCGTCGTCACCCTCGTCGACCCCAGAGACCCCGACGGGGACCCGCTGACCTTCACGAACACCGCACCCGGGTCCGGATCGGTCGTCTCCGACGGCATGACATTCACCTACACCCCGACCGCCGCCGCCCGCGACCTCGCCTTGCAAACACCGGGAGAGGACGCCGACCATTTCACCATCGCCCTTGCCGACGGCCAGGCCGTGACGAACATCGTTGTCACCGTTGCCATCTCGCCGACCGAGGTCCCGGATATCCTCGAGGTCGAGTCGACCACCATTGCGGTCGGAAGCGGTCCGACCGGCGTGGTGACGGCCGAGGACCGCATCTACGTCGTCAGCGACGAGGGCTTCGTCCGGGTGATCGATCCCGAGACCAACACGGTCGTCGGTGCGCCGATCGAGGTCGACTGGGCGTCGTCGAACATCGCGGCCACCTCGACGTCGGTGTACGTCAACAGCCCCTATACCGGCGCCATCTCGGTGATCGACACGAGCACCGGCACCGTCGTCGACACGATCTGGGTTGACCCCGCCCCCGATTACCAGGGCTATTCCCTGGCTCAGGAGTTGGCCGTCAGTCCCGACGGGACACGCCTCTACGCCAGCGGTGAGGACGGCACGGTGTCGGTCATCGACACCGCCACGAACACCGTGATCGCCTCCCAGCTGCTCGGCTCCTACAGCAGCCTGGAAGTCAGTGCGGACGGCCGCTACCTGTACGGCACGAGCGGCGCCACCGTCAGTGTCATCGACACCGCCTCCCTGACCAGGACCGCGGAGATCACCGTCGGTCCCGAATGGGACCTCACCAGGACGAGCAGCGAATTCGCCGACGTTTCGCACAGCGTCACCGTCGTGAACGGGAACCGGCTGTACGTCACCCACCACGTCAGCACCGTGGAACGCGCCACCGGCAGCTTCTCCAACGGACAGTTCATCACCGACAGCCAGGGCCGCCTGTGGCGCGTGACGGGCGGATACGGACTCGTCAGCGTGATCGACATCGATCCGGCGAGTGCCACCTACGGCAGCACGTTGGATACCGTGCGACTGACCGGTGACGCGCAGGACCTGGCGCTGAGCCCCGACGGCGGCCGGGCGTTCGTCACCGCCGGTGACGGGCGCACCATTGCGGTGATCGACACCGCCACGAACACCGTCGTCGGGACGTTCGTAACCGACGGGGAGGGCGCGGTCACCGGGCCCTACGGTCCGTTGCGGACGGTGTCGATCTCGAGCGACACGCTGTACGTCACCGACTACAACGACGGCGCGATGTATGCAGTCACCGGCGCACTGGACGGCGCACCCGCCGCTGTGCTGACCTGACCGAACCGGCACGCCGGAT from Rhodococcus opacus B4 encodes:
- a CDS encoding VCBS domain-containing protein — its product is MPDSGTTAGESEQAGSSSDATAPTAIDASGAAIAPADRPQERADTELSDSPASPAPVQGHDSAPQGSDPAPTPPTTPVTGSSGAALDPIMAEDPAARGPVPNAPAAIQDAVPATASAPEITTIDGATALTGIASDTKADASQVVTQALAPSLPTAAVDVASSVVSKVLGALGLRPFLSNDPQVPIESPTFWALAAAWCRRQEKVFTADANPTLAAAPVTTSEPIESVAVTSTASTLTSTASTGTSSTSTAGPTVGAPDRSTGVVLGSINTSGDQLGYTVTGQPSRGTVTVDETGGFRYTPTQAARQVAALDPSADYTSFDSFTVTPTSGQTSTPVTVQVPVSAARMQVAQSTTVGSNPSGAVFTGTRTYVANQGSKSVSVLDTNDTVVGTVTVGTSPTGVAANPAGTRVYVTNSGSGNVSVIDTATNTVVATVKTGTTPSAVAVNPAGTRAYVTNSGSGTVSVINTATNTVVGSPIKVGITPNAVAVSPDGTRVYVTNRSSNTVSVINTATNTVVATIRTGTTPNAVAVNPTGTRAYVTNRANNTVSVIDTATNSVVTTVAVGSQPTAVRVSPDGSAAYVVSNPDRLTVIDARTNTVVSTLSIDSPTESGDHSIALSADGSRMLVTDATDGRVRAVTLTHVNSEPTMSWTADAPRPSDGAVVVTLVDPRDPDGDPLTFTNTAPGSGSVVSDGMTFTYTPTAAARDLALQTPGEDADHFTIALADGQAVTNIVVTVAISPTEVPDILEVESTTIAVGSGPTGVVTAEDRIYVVSDEGFVRVIDPETNTVVGAPIEVDWASSNIAATSTSVYVNSPYTGAISVIDTSTGTVVDTIWVDPAPDYQGYSLAQELAVSPDGTRLYASGEDGTVSVIDTATNTVIASQLLGSYSSLEVSADGRYLYGTSGATVSVIDTASLTRTAEITVGPEWDLTRTSSEFADVSHSVTVVNGNRLYVTHHVSTVERATGSFSNGQFITDSQGRLWRVTGGYGLVSVIDIDPASATYGSTLDTVRLTGDAQDLALSPDGGRAFVTAGDGRTIAVIDTATNTVVGTFVTDGEGAVTGPYGPLRTVSISSDTLYVTDYNDGAMYAVTGALDGAPAAVLT
- a CDS encoding LuxR family transcriptional regulator codes for the protein MDSVWPLIGRDQELRRIWATIEGSGDDSGVLVAGGVGVGKTRLASAAVAILAKRHAVRWVTATASTRTLPLGAFAQWAPISQADPMKVLHTVIEALTAGDKPVVVAVDDVHLLDDLSVVVIQQLVQRGLARVVLTLRSTEPAPDTITTLWKDGFLNRLDLDPLRENDTERLLSTVLAGPVAPATAAELWNLTRGNVLFLRHLVCQERDAGRLVSDVGTWRWSGEPVVSPTLAKLITGQLGSLTDDTAEVLDYLAIGEPVDGTVLEMLTSPHAVKEVHSRGLIDMTSDNGDIAVRLSHPLYGEVRRSTGNLLQLRRLRGRLATALSTRADPTPAALLRRASLTLESELPSDLELYLVATATALRLHDAPLALRFADAGHISDSGFQAAMLHYWVLTNVGRAQDAFALLEALDQNTLTIEERQRLSVMRVGTLCWSLGDPEQARRELAIAKQAPESHESPELAAFEVLLESVQGRPEHAIAAGNVLYQAAPSDMAFVLTSCALVIAHGYSGNAANVFPLTERASALVATSSDASALEYGIVYFHIEAMFIAGYLQAAEQVMTQFVEYAANTPGTIGLFVSLLHSYVDLSRGRLSAALEVLNRADREFRTTTYDRSAVVSCRIYLILALSHRGDGKRAAELVRDLDTLNPYGFLRSACTLAKAWAAAAQDMIADAIRLARKAAAIAADRGHFGQELMCLQAGSQFGDRTTAHRLNELTALVDGPRVHAAALHANGLNSVNGETLAEASRRYEEIGDLVAATDASAQAGTLFREQQHHGSALTAIERARTLAGTHRGLDTPALRRATETKPLTRRQREVVALVSQGFTNKEIAERLGVSIRTVEGHRYHARLR